Proteins from a genomic interval of Dendropsophus ebraccatus isolate aDenEbr1 chromosome 6, aDenEbr1.pat, whole genome shotgun sequence:
- the LOC138794705 gene encoding protein ripply2.2-like: MGRARLGYKSCQGANSPEISWRDSVQMEQTLVKGQAGSEDCRLSSLDVDCLSCRCLRRRRPYPSGCIRVSRGAEHRPHVSFWRPWTQSSSRKLLSQSLPYAKGLCENRQAGQKPVDYNHPVRLFWPRSKPLDLMYVEADDLLKSFPVQATLSFYDSESDTDNDEENSEEEQDSGFESD, from the exons ATGGGCAGGGCCAGGCTGGGCTATAAAAGCTGCCAGGGGGCTAACAGCCCAGAGATCAGCTGGAGGGACAGTGTGCAgatggagcagactctggtgaaGGGGCAGGCTGGCTCGGAGGACTGCAGGCTATCCTCTCTGGATGTGGACTGCCTAAGCTGCAGATGTCTCAGGAGGAGGAGACCCTACCCAAGTGGATGTATCCGTGTTAGcaggggggcagagcacag GCCTCATGTTTCATTCTGGAGACCATGGACTCAAAGCAGCTCCAGAAAATTGCTGTCACAAAGCTTG CCATATGCCAAAGGCCTGTGTGAAAATCGTCAAGCTGGACAGAAGCCTGTAGACTACAACCACCCTGTGAG attattTTGGCCCAGATCTAAGCCACTAGATCTCATGTATGTGGAAGCAGACGACTTACTAAAAAGTTTTCCAGTCCAGGCCACCTTATCTTTCTACGACTCTGAGTCAGACACAGACAATGATGAAGAGAACAGTGAAGAGGAGCAAGATTCAGGATTTGAATCGGACTGA